CCTCAATCCTACAATACCCTTCAAGACCCGGGGAAATGCATCTACGGCCTTTGAGATCAAAACCGACGAACCGAAAAAGGTCATGGAACATGTGATATCAAGGGTTGAGGAACTTGCAGAGCTCCAGAGCGAGATGACAAACCCGGGTATCGTGTTCATCCCTGACAATGATCAGGAAAGGGTAAAGGAAACCCTCCTGAACTTCTTCCTGAAAGCCGTACGTGAAGTACTGGAAATTGAGGATGCTAAGAACCTTATCGCAGAACTAGACCTGCCATCGAAGGGACTGAAGAATGGGAGAGGTCTTATCGGCGCACTGGCTGCATGTGGAGCCATGCTCAACCCTGGCTGGGACCACACTTACGAGTACCTCGCATACAGGGAAAGGAACGCCTGGGGAAGTCCCAGGGAAGTCGATGAGGAAAGTGTAAGGAAAGCAGATCTTGAAACCTATCCGGACACATGGGATACCGTGGATTGTGCCAACGACCTCGTTGTCTGCGTCCCACATGCAGGGGACCCTGTGCTATTCGGCATCCGCGGGAACAGCGTTGATGTGGTCACCGAAACCTCACAGATGATCGAATCCGAACCTGTGGAACGCTACATGGTCTACCGAACAGACCAGGGAACCGACCTTCACCTGATACCTGCAGAAAAGATCGCGGATATCAGGGACATGCACTCCTACACCATCGAAGTGACAGTTGCAACCGAACCGGAGACCATCAGGGGAGGGCATACCATATTCTCCATCAGGGACGATCACGGAGATGAGATGGACTGTGCTGCCTATGAGCCGACCAAGAACTTCAGGGAGATTGTCCGCAAGTTCATCCCCGGTGACAGGGTCGTATTTTCAGGCAGTGTGAAGAACAGTACGCTGAACATCGAAAAAATGAAGATAATATCCCTTGAGGAAAAATATGAATCCGTTAATCCCACATGCCAGGAATGTGGCAAAAGGATGAAGTCCGCAGGCAAGGGGCAGGGTTATCGCTGCAAGAAATGTGGGACCTCCGCTGCTTCAGCTGAACTTGTGGAGGTTGAGAGGGATCTTAAGACGGGAACCTACGAGGTCCCACCCTGTGCACGCAGGCATCTTGCAATGCCCCTTGTGCGCTGTCTGGATAAGAAAGAAGACAAAGAAGGAGACGGGAAGATATTCCCGTCAAGATGATCTTTCGTTATTTCATTATTGCAATTTTCAGTCTTCCCGAAGCTCATCAAGATCAGCTATGGGAGGAGTTGTCCTTTTGTGCATGTTAGCTCGAAGGCGTCTCAGCAGTGAAGTGATGTCCTCCATGGGAACACCGGTCCTTGCACTGACACGCTCATGCCCTTCACCTGCAAGTATGGGTTCAAGCACCTTGTCGATGTTCTCGTATGTGACACCAAGGTCTGCCTCATCAGTCTGGCCTTCCCACAGTCCTGCAGAAGGTGCCTTGTTGAGGATACTTTCAGGAAGCCCAAGCATCTGTGACATTTCCCTCACCTCGGTCTTGTAAAGGTCACCGATAGGCTCAAGGTCAACACCACCATCGCCGTATTTTGTGAAGTAACCAAGAAGGATCTCCGTCTTGTTGCCGGTTCCCATCACAACCCTGCCAAGCATATTGGCATAGTAATAAAGAACGGACATCCTTATCCTTGCTTTCAGGTTCCCGTCTACAGGAGCTGTGGTCTCTTCGATGTCAGGCATCGTATCCTTGTAAGTACCAAGGATGTCTGAGATATTAACGATCTTGAAGTCGATACCCAAGCTCTTTGCAACCTCCTTTGCATCATTTATCTCAGATTCAGGGGTTGCATCTTCGGGCATGTGGATACCCATTACATTCTCAGCACCCAGTGCTTCAACTGTAAGGTATGCCACAAGTGCTGAATCGATCCCGCCGCTGATCCCCACAACGGCTCCCGGGATCCCTGCCTCGCCAAGCTTTATACTGATAAAATCCACAATAATGTCCTTCGCTTTTTCCATGTCCATGATATCAAGTTCCGTTTGATGATGTGATAGGAGTACTATTATGAACAGCTCCATATTTAGATTTCATGTTCAGATACATCGCATATGACATAACCTTTAATACAGTGGTCAGAGAAATAATTCCAAATATATATTGTAGGTGCTATAATGAATCTGATGCGATCCGAGATATTGGGACTTGACAAGATCCTTAAAGGTGGATTCCCTCGACCTTCTGCCATATTGATAGCGGGTCCTGCGGGTACCGGAAAGACCACAATTGCAATGCAGTCGATCTTCACCGCTTCCGAAAAGAAGGAAGTGTGCATGTATGTCACATCCCTTAACGAGCCTATTGCAATGGTCAACAACTTCATGTCAAAGCTCAGTTTTTACAATATCTCCCTGCTGTCCACAGGCAACATGAACTACATACCTATCGGCACCGAAACACTTGACAAAGGCATCTATTCGTTCATGTGGAACCTGGAGGAATCCATCGAGAAGATAAAGCCGGACAGGATCGTCATTGACCCGATAACTGCTATTGGCAGTACTCTTGACAAGGAAGCAAAACGCAGGTTCTACTACGACCTGTTCCTTCGCATGAAAAAATGGGATGCACTTGTGATCGCAACCGGGGAGTTCACAAAAGAGGAGCTCCTGACAAGTGACCTGAGCCATGTTTCTGACGGCGTCATCTACCTTTCCGATGACGAGGTCAACAAACGCCGGGTACGCCACCTTGAGATCCTTAAACTGAGAGGTCAGGGATACAGTACCGGCAAGCATCCATTTACAATAACAGACGAGGGTATGATCCTCCACAGGCAGGAACTGCCTGAACCGGACATACCATATTCCACCAATCGTGTTCCAACAGGTGTTTCCGGGCTTGACACCATGACAGAGGGAGGAGTATTCGAAGGTTCAACAACGCTCATCTCCGGCAGTAGTGGTACCGGCAAGACTACCATCGGAACCCAGTTCATAGCAGAAGGAGCAAACTCCGGTGAAAAAGGACTCATCGTTTCCTTTGTGGAATCCGATGATCAGACGGTCAACAATTCAAAGTCCATCGGACATGATATCAGCGAGCATATCTCAGCAGGACTTGTCAATGTAATCTACACTAACCCGTCATACCTGGAAGCTGGAGAACATGCCATCAAACTTCGCAACATGATCAAGGAAATGGATATCAAGCGTGTTTTTGTGGACGACGTCCATGTGTTCAATGAACTGATGACACCTTATGATGCAAAGGACCATGTCAAACTCCTTGCAGAGATCTTCAAGTCCAACGGCATAACCTCAATGTTCGCACAGGGAGCAGATTCCAGGGGAGCAATGCAGGATGTCAATGACTACGGAATGGATGCATCTGTCCTGCTTTCCCTGAGAGAAAGGGAAGACCAGACAGAAAAGACGATCTCCGTGCTCAAGATCCGTGGAAGCGCACACGACACAGGAATAAGGCAGTTCGAAATAAGGGATTCCGGTGTTGACATCATATTGCCTTCCTCCCGCTGACAGGGAGGATGGATAGCTATAAGCCTGATGAGAAATATCAAAATATGAACACAGGCCCGGACTAAGAAAATATGACATTCTATATTACAGACTCCGCAGTTTTTATTTATGGCTATGACGGCGATCCATCTCGATTTATAACAGTACCAACTGTCAGGAACGAGATGAAGAGCCAGGAAGCCGTCATGCGCTTTGAGATCGCCTGCGAGACGGGAACACGGGTAGAACAACCCGATCCTGACATCAGGAAAAAGGTAGTTTCCCTTTCCAAAGAGACGCGGGATGTTGAAGAGCTTTCGGATACGGATATCGATATCCTGGCAAAGGCATACGAATACAAGGATGAATCGATCCTGCTCACCGATGATTATGCCGTCCAGAACGTTGCTTCGGTCCTTGGTATTAAGTTTCAGCCCATTGCCCAGAAGAAGATAAAGGACGTTCTCGTATGGGGAAAGAAGTGCACTGCATGCCGGCGTAAGTTCGATAAAGGAGACGAATGCCCTGTTTGCGGATCACCACTGAAGAAGGTCAGGAGAAGAAAACTATAACCGTAGATATGACCTATAACAACTTGAAAGAAAGAGTAAAGAATATTTTTAATTGATATTTAAGCTGGGATAATATGAACAATATAGAAGAAATGATCCAGAAAGCAGTTGAACTACAGGCTAACGGTCTTGTCACAGGTCAGATAGCAAACGAGCTCAACGTATCCCGGGAAACCGTAACATGGCTTTTGACACGTTCAAAGAAGGACGTCGTTCCACCTGCACCAAAGGACATATCAGTTAACTGGAGCAGTATCGGACAGAATTCTTTCAGGCTCAAGTGCGTATCACAGGCACTCTGTGACATGGTTGCAGAATCACTGGAAACTACAGATGAGACAGCAGAGGTAGTCATAGGTATCGGGCTTAGCGGAATACCGATAGCCACAATAATGGCAGAGGAGCTTGATCTTGATTTTTCTATTTTCCACGACTATGATGACAAGAAAGAGAAAAGCCGCCAGAGAGGTATCTTCAGCAGGAACTTCGCTGATGTAAGGGGAAAGAACTGCATCATAGTGGATGATGTGGTCTCATCAGGTGCCACTATCACAGATGTGGTCGAACAGCTCCGTGATGTGGATGCAAACCCTGTTGCAATAGCTGTAATTCTTGACAAGATGAACACGGATTCCATCGCCAATGTGCCAATGAGCTCACTGGTGCGCATCACACGTGTGGACTGAAAGGGGAAATCCCCTTTTAAGTCTTAAGATCACTTTTCTATTTTGAGTTATTTTAAAAATAGCTGATCGGGAGAGGACTTACTCCACTCCCACAGAACCGACCTTCTCCACCAGTTTGGAGAGGACGTCAGTACGTTTTCCTTCTACGAACTTGATGCTTCCCACCACAAGGTGTCCGCCACCGTTCACACCGCCACCTACGATCTCCTCATGAAGTTCGCGAACCATCTGCGGGATGTTCATAAGAACGCCCTTTGAGCGGATAACAGCGAAGTCGGGTCCGTAGCCGATGGTTACCACCGGTTTGCCTTCAAGCTTCTGGCACATGCGATCATGTACTTCACCTGAGGTCTTGCCAGGTGCAGGGAATGTGAACTTGTGTGCAAAGTTCTCAACATCCAGCACGTTCAGGACAGCGCCGTTTGGCAGGTCCTGGGATTTTACATTAGGCATGCATGCGGTCAGCTGCTCATCGATCATGGAATTTGCCTGCTCGCACAGCAGTTTCACGATATTCTTATGCCTGGTCTTATCGCCAAGGTCC
This genomic stretch from Methanococcoides sp. LMO-2 harbors:
- a CDS encoding tRNA(Ile)(2)-agmatinylcytidine synthase codes for the protein MIIAIDDTDSREGMCTTYLCAALMDELKEYGTVIGSPILIRLNPTIPFKTRGNASTAFEIKTDEPKKVMEHVISRVEELAELQSEMTNPGIVFIPDNDQERVKETLLNFFLKAVREVLEIEDAKNLIAELDLPSKGLKNGRGLIGALAACGAMLNPGWDHTYEYLAYRERNAWGSPREVDEESVRKADLETYPDTWDTVDCANDLVVCVPHAGDPVLFGIRGNSVDVVTETSQMIESEPVERYMVYRTDQGTDLHLIPAEKIADIRDMHSYTIEVTVATEPETIRGGHTIFSIRDDHGDEMDCAAYEPTKNFREIVRKFIPGDRVVFSGSVKNSTLNIEKMKIISLEEKYESVNPTCQECGKRMKSAGKGQGYRCKKCGTSAASAELVEVERDLKTGTYEVPPCARRHLAMPLVRCLDKKEDKEGDGKIFPSR
- a CDS encoding NAD+ synthase; amino-acid sequence: MDMEKAKDIIVDFISIKLGEAGIPGAVVGISGGIDSALVAYLTVEALGAENVMGIHMPEDATPESEINDAKEVAKSLGIDFKIVNISDILGTYKDTMPDIEETTAPVDGNLKARIRMSVLYYYANMLGRVVMGTGNKTEILLGYFTKYGDGGVDLEPIGDLYKTEVREMSQMLGLPESILNKAPSAGLWEGQTDEADLGVTYENIDKVLEPILAGEGHERVSARTGVPMEDITSLLRRLRANMHKRTTPPIADLDELRED
- a CDS encoding ATPase domain-containing protein — protein: MNLMRSEILGLDKILKGGFPRPSAILIAGPAGTGKTTIAMQSIFTASEKKEVCMYVTSLNEPIAMVNNFMSKLSFYNISLLSTGNMNYIPIGTETLDKGIYSFMWNLEESIEKIKPDRIVIDPITAIGSTLDKEAKRRFYYDLFLRMKKWDALVIATGEFTKEELLTSDLSHVSDGVIYLSDDEVNKRRVRHLEILKLRGQGYSTGKHPFTITDEGMILHRQELPEPDIPYSTNRVPTGVSGLDTMTEGGVFEGSTTLISGSSGTGKTTIGTQFIAEGANSGEKGLIVSFVESDDQTVNNSKSIGHDISEHISAGLVNVIYTNPSYLEAGEHAIKLRNMIKEMDIKRVFVDDVHVFNELMTPYDAKDHVKLLAEIFKSNGITSMFAQGADSRGAMQDVNDYGMDASVLLSLREREDQTEKTISVLKIRGSAHDTGIRQFEIRDSGVDIILPSSR
- a CDS encoding NOB1 family endonuclease gives rise to the protein MTFYITDSAVFIYGYDGDPSRFITVPTVRNEMKSQEAVMRFEIACETGTRVEQPDPDIRKKVVSLSKETRDVEELSDTDIDILAKAYEYKDESILLTDDYAVQNVASVLGIKFQPIAQKKIKDVLVWGKKCTACRRKFDKGDECPVCGSPLKKVRRRKL
- a CDS encoding orotate phosphoribosyltransferase-like protein encodes the protein MNNIEEMIQKAVELQANGLVTGQIANELNVSRETVTWLLTRSKKDVVPPAPKDISVNWSSIGQNSFRLKCVSQALCDMVAESLETTDETAEVVIGIGLSGIPIATIMAEELDLDFSIFHDYDDKKEKSRQRGIFSRNFADVRGKNCIIVDDVVSSGATITDVVEQLRDVDANPVAIAVILDKMNTDSIANVPMSSLVRITRVD